Proteins from one Telopea speciosissima isolate NSW1024214 ecotype Mountain lineage chromosome 1, Tspe_v1, whole genome shotgun sequence genomic window:
- the LOC122648489 gene encoding dirigent protein 10-like, with the protein MKFHKSISTSHRAIAHLFLLALALACTTTTHARILDQVLPPTPAVIPAAPAFGPVQPSVTQVIPISAAPAATVSLPPAGVAAGPTASASAGSAVVGSGTNQQPMSFFMHDIVGGTNPSARAVTGIVTNPAVNGELPFARPNGAVLPVNSGVPLNNGNNGIVNNNNIPFLTGLGGNTNTVFQNNGGNNLINGGGGGSTFPVANGGKMPAGNTLEDLTFGTMTVIDDEVTDGEQLGSGSVGKAQGFYVVSSEDGTSQTMAFTVMFESGGYADSLSFLGVHRTAVTESQLAIMGGTGKYVNARGYAAVKTLPSTDQNSTDGVETLLQFTVYVTY; encoded by the coding sequence ATGAAGTTCCACAAGTCCATTTCCACCTCGCACAGGGCCATTGCCCATCTATTCTTGCTAGCCCTTGCCCTCGCATGTACCACTACCACCCACGCTCGCATTCTAGACCAAGTCTTGCCACCCACTCCGGCAGTCATCCCTGCAGCACCGGCTTTTGGTCCGGTCCAACCTTCTGTCACCCAAGTAATTCCTATCTCGGCTGCACCTGCTGCCACTGTCTCACTCCCACCAGCTGGCGTGGCTGCCGGCCCAACTGCATCCGCATCGGCCGGTTCAGCCGTGGTTGGTTCAGGTACAAACCAACAACCTATGTCCTTCTTCATGCATGACATTGTTGGTGGGACAAACCCCTCAGCTCGAGCAGTCACCGGAATCGTCACCAACCCAGCCGTCAACGGTGAACTCCCATTCGCTAGACCTAACGGTGCAGTTCTTCCCGTTAACAGCGGCGTTCCACTCAATAACGGTAACAATGGAATcgtcaacaacaacaacattccATTCTTAACCGGCTTAGGCGGTAACACTAACACTGTATTTCAAAACAACGGCGGCAACAACTTGATcaacggtggtggtggtggatctACGTTTCCGGTAGCCAACGGTGGCAAGATGCCTGCGGGGAACACGCTTGAGGACCTTACGTTTGGAACGATGACGGTGATAGACGATGAGGTGACAGACGGAGAGCAGTTAGGGTCGGGTTCGGTAGGGAAGGCACAGGGGTTTTATGTAGTGAGCTCGGAGGATGGAACCAGTCAGACAATGGCGTTCACCGTCATGTTTGAAAGCGGTGGTTATGCGGATAGCTTGAGTTTCTTAGGGGTTCATCGAACGGCAGTGACGGAGTCGCAACTTGCTATCATGGGTGGGACGGGAAAGTATGTGAATGCCAGGGGATATGCCGCCGTCAAGACCCTTCCTTCTACTGATCAGAATTCCACCGATGGAGTTGAGACTCTGCTTCAGTTTACGGTTTACGTCACTTACTAA